In Weissella tructae, the DNA window GTTGCCGATACACAACACCGTTGGCACGAAGATGATTTCCACAATGCTGAAGTTGGTATCGATATCGATGCCGCCAACTTTAACACATGGTTCCTTGAGCAAGTTAGCTTGATGAATTAATTTTTCAGGAGAAACACTATGGCAAAGAAGAAAATGATTTTGGATTTGGACACAGGTATTGACGACGTATTGGCTATCGCCTATGCGCTTGCTACACCTGATGCTGATCTAATTGGTATTGTTAGTTCATACGGAAACACTTTGGTTGATATCTCAGCCGAAAACAGCTTGAAGATGCTTGAAAAGTTTGAAGCAACTGATGTTCCCGTATTCATCGGACACAGTCACTCATCAGATACTGAAGACTTTGAAACAATGGAAATCTCAAAGCAAATTCACGGACAACGTGGACTTGGTAAGGTAGAACTTCCTACTGCAAAGCGTCCTGTTGAATCACAACACGGTGTTGATTTCATTATCGAAGCTGCTCACAAGTACGCTGACGATTTGATTATCGTACCAACTGGTCCTCTTACTAACTTGGCTGACGCTATGCAAAAGGACCCAGAAATTGCTGACTTGATTGGTAACATCACAATCATGGGTGGTGCTTTGACAATTCCAGGAAATGTTACAGCCTACACTGAAGCAAACATCAACCAAGACCCTAAGGCAGCCGATTACGTATTCCGTAACGCTAAGATGATGGTCATGGTTGGTTTGGACGTAACAATGAAGACATTGTTGACTAAGAAGGAAACACAACAATGGCGTGACCTTGGTACAGATAAGGCTACTGTGATGGCAGATATCTTTGATTTCTACATCGACGCCTACCGCGACCTTGGTATCGACGAACGTGGAGCTGCTTTGCATGACCCACTAGCTGTTGGTGTGGCTGTTGACCCAGCTTTGGTGTCACTATTCCCAATCAACATGATGGTTTCACACGAAGACGGTCGTACGATCGGAGATCCAAAGCGTCTTCTAGATCCTGTTAAGAACAACTACGCCGCTATCGATGTAGATGAAGACTTCTACCTAGAACGCTTCATGAACTACATGGAAAACGTGCTTAAGTAATTCAGAAAAACACTAGTCATTTGGCTAGTGTTTTTCTTTTTGTCCAAAATGAGTAACGTGCTACAATGTTAGTAAGGACTCATTATGAAAGATACATTTATAAAACATTATTGGTATTATGCTTCTTTAATCGGTAGCACGTTATTATTGGCTCTCTACTTTAGTCCCATCCAGTCACAATGGATCGTTATCGTCTTAATGTTTCCCACGTGGCAGTCTGGCTATATTACATTGAGCGCCAAAGATATAATCAAATCAATCAGCTACAAACCCGTCTTAATACACTTTCTAAGCGTGAGTTGAACCACCTCGCAGTATTAATGCAGTTACCTGTCGTAACACTCACAGACCTTAAAAATACACGTTTAAGACATACACAAATCAAACACTTACAACAACTTTTACACATGGAGGATTAATACAATGTTCACTAAGATTATCTGGTTTTCTTTAATTACTGTCATCTTCCTAGGAACGATTTCAATGGCATTCATCTTCCCTGAAGCCTGGGCAAAATGGACATTCGGAGGTCTAGCCTTTGTAGAATTGATTGTCTTCTACTTACTAGACCTTTTACGTAAATCAAGCCCTTTAGAAGAACACGCTAAGTAGCAACACCCCCAACAAAAAACAACGTATCTAAAGCCAGAAAACGCCCTAGATACGTTGTTTTTTTGTGCCCTTCAAATCTCCAGATACTGATTTACGCGAATAAAAAAAGCCATCGGCTTTATGCCAATGACTTCCTAAATATTATCCACGCTTCTTAAATCCGAATCCCCAAACAGTCAATCCAGCCAATAGGGCTCCAATTACTGAAACAAATGACTTAGCATCTGAACCAGTTTCTGGCAAAGTTTCTGTTTGTGTACGTTGTTCAGTTGCCTTTGGCGCCACTACTCCAGCCTTTGGTGCAACTGCATTTGTGTCTTCCTTAGCTTCAGGCTTTGTGTCTTCCTTGGCTTCAGGCTTTGTGTCTTCCTTGGCTTCAGGCTTTGTGTCTTCCTTAGCTTCAGGCTTTGTATCTTCCTTAGCTTCAGGCTTTGTGTCTTCCTTAGCTTCAGGCTTTGTGTCTTCCTTAGCTTCAGGCTTTGTATCTTCCTTGGCTTCAGGCTTTGTGTCTTCCTTGGCTTCAGGCTTTGTGTCTTCCTTAGCTTCAGGCTTTGTGTCTTCCTTAGCTTCAGGCTTTGTGTCTTCCTTGGCTTCAGGCTTTGTATCTTCCTTATCTTCAGGCTTTGTATCTTCCTTATCTTCAGGCTTTGTATCTTCCTTATCTTCAGGCTTTGTATCTTCTTCAGTAACAAATCCTAATACTTCGAAAAACTTGTTATCAAATTCTTCGTCCGTAATATCACCGTTTTCTAACGCTTCCAACAAGGCTTGAATGTCTTCAACGGTTGGTTGAACTTCTTCCAAGTACGCAGTTAATTGATCCAATAGTTCAGCTGCTTCTTCAGATTCTCCATTTTCTTCAATGAATTCTAGCAATTCTGCTTGTAGATCTACTACATCATTAAAATATGCATCCAAAAATTCTTGAACATCTACTTCATCTTCTTCTAGCAATGAATCTGCCAACTCTTGCAACGCTTCAAATCGAGAATTCATTTCATCGATTTCTGCATCGTAAGCTTCGTCAAACTCTTCTTCATCTTCTACTTCTTCTTCGTTGTCGACTTCTTCTTCATCTTCTACTTCTTCTTCGTCGTCGATTTCTTCTTCATCTTCTACTTCTTCGTCGTCGTCGATTTCTTCTTCGTCCATATCTGCTTCAGCTGGTGCCGCAAATACAAGTGTATTCTTAGCTTCAACTTCTTCAATGGCAGCAACTACGGCAGCCTTGTTATCAACTGACTTAGTTTCATCTGCATTTACTGTATCAACAGCTCCCAATCCCATCAACGCGGCTGAGGCCAACAAAACGTTCTTCATAATCATTACGCATATTCTCCCAATTTTTCACTATATAATATTGATAATTTCAGTATAGCTAAAAATTAAGGAATTCTCAACATTTAAATCAATTAAAAGTGCGTTTAATACAATAAAAAAACGGCCGAAGCCGTTTTTATATGATATTCATTTGTTATTCAAACACCATTTGATTGTGGTACAACTCTGCATAGAATCCGTCAAGTGCTAATAATTCAGCATGACTTCCTTCTTCAATGACATTACCATCACGCAAAACAACAATCTTGTCTGCGCCTAAGATCGTCTTCAAACGATGTGCGATAACGAAACTTGTTCGCCCACTAATCACATTATCCATCGCTTTTTGAATACGAGCTTCTGTCACAGTATCCACGTTAGATGTCGCTTCATCCAAAATCAACAAATCTGGATTCGTCAAAATTGTACGTGCAATTGACAATAACTGCTTTTGTCCAGTTGAAAATACTGAATTTTCATCACTTACTTCAGTGTTGTAACCATCGGGCAAAGTCATAATAAAGTCATGAATATTAGCTTGCTTCGCTGCATTTTCAACGGCTTCATCAGTCGCATCAAATTCACCAAAGGCAATATTTTCACGTACAGTTCCACTAAAGATTACTGATTCTTGGAGTACGATTCCAACATGATCACGCAAACTCTTCAAATCCATATCTCGAACATCCACACCATCGAATGTAACTGCCCCACTATCAACGTCATAGAAGCGGTTCAATAGATTCATAACGGTTGTTTTTCCAGATCCAGTTGGTCCAACCAAGGCAACCATTTGCCCCTTTTGAACGGTTACATCAATTCCATGTAAAATTTCATTACCTTCATTATAACTAAAGTGAACATCGTTCAATGAAACTTCACGTTCAATACCTGTCAATTGACGTCCATTTTCTGGATTAACTTCTTCGTCTTGATCCATAATTTCTTCAATACGCTTCGCACCAGTCACAGCTAATTGCAACATGTTGTATGTTGCCGTAATTTGCGTAATTGGTTGGTAGTATTGTTGTGAGAAATTAACGAACATCACGATTAATCCCAATGCTACGGCACGGTCCAAACGTCCGTCCAAGGCTAAGTATCCCCCAAAGAAGATAACAATCGCCGTATTCATCAAGCTCATCCCCATCATCAAAGGATATAGAATACCTGACCAAACTTGCCCCTTGAAAGTCGCATTTCGAACCTTTTCATTGTGTTCTTCAAATTGACCAACAGTCTTTTCTTGTAGTCCATTTGTGATAATAACTTGTTCTCCGTTAATTTGTTCATTAACGAATCCATTCAATTCTCCAACTTCAGCTTGTTGTAGGTTCACAAACTTTTCAGCCTTACGGATAATCAAAACAGCTAGTAACAAAGCAACTGGCGTAGATGCAATCGTGACCCAAGCCATTTCAGTACTTTGACTGAACATCATCCACAAGACACCAATCATCAAAGCAAGTTGTGAGAACAATTGGAAAATAGCTTCGTTCATTGCATTGTAGATGTTATCAATATCGGATGTAAAACGAGACAACACGTCTCCGTCACGATGTGAATCAAAGTACTTAATTGTCATGCGTTGTAACTTCCCAAACAAGCCCTTACGCATGTCACCAACAGCCTTAGAAGACACAATTGCTTGCGCAAATGATGTAATCAACAATCCCAATGCCATCAATACAACAAACATCACAAACATCCAGATTGCATGGTGCACCTTATCTGGCGATGCTTGTGCGGCCGTAGCTGGGTTTAAAGCTAACATCATGTAATCCGCAATTTCTTGAATTGCCTTACCCATGTAAACAGGTGCTTTAACTTGGAAGTATGTTGCTAATGCCATGAACACAAACATAACCAACATACCAAACTTATAACGCTTAAAATAATGCGCAAAGAACTTTGCGGCTTGCCATAAACTTGCCATTAGTCAACTACCTCCTGTGCTTTTTGTGTTGCATAAATTTCACGGTAGATTGG includes these proteins:
- a CDS encoding LPXTG cell wall anchor domain-containing protein; the encoded protein is MIMKNVLLASAALMGLGAVDTVNADETKSVDNKAAVVAAIEEVEAKNTLVFAAPAEADMDEEEIDDDEEVEDEEEIDDEEEVEDEEEVDNEEEVEDEEEFDEAYDAEIDEMNSRFEALQELADSLLEEDEVDVQEFLDAYFNDVVDLQAELLEFIEENGESEEAAELLDQLTAYLEEVQPTVEDIQALLEALENGDITDEEFDNKFFEVLGFVTEEDTKPEDKEDTKPEDKEDTKPEDKEDTKPEAKEDTKPEAKEDTKPEAKEDTKPEAKEDTKPEAKEDTKPEAKEDTKPEAKEDTKPEAKEDTKPEAKEDTKPEAKEDTKPEAKEDTKPEAKEDTNAVAPKAGVVAPKATEQRTQTETLPETGSDAKSFVSVIGALLAGLTVWGFGFKKRG
- a CDS encoding ABC transporter ATP-binding protein, translating into MASLWQAAKFFAHYFKRYKFGMLVMFVFMALATYFQVKAPVYMGKAIQEIADYMMLALNPATAAQASPDKVHHAIWMFVMFVVLMALGLLITSFAQAIVSSKAVGDMRKGLFGKLQRMTIKYFDSHRDGDVLSRFTSDIDNIYNAMNEAIFQLFSQLALMIGVLWMMFSQSTEMAWVTIASTPVALLLAVLIIRKAEKFVNLQQAEVGELNGFVNEQINGEQVIITNGLQEKTVGQFEEHNEKVRNATFKGQVWSGILYPLMMGMSLMNTAIVIFFGGYLALDGRLDRAVALGLIVMFVNFSQQYYQPITQITATYNMLQLAVTGAKRIEEIMDQDEEVNPENGRQLTGIEREVSLNDVHFSYNEGNEILHGIDVTVQKGQMVALVGPTGSGKTTVMNLLNRFYDVDSGAVTFDGVDVRDMDLKSLRDHVGIVLQESVIFSGTVRENIAFGEFDATDEAVENAAKQANIHDFIMTLPDGYNTEVSDENSVFSTGQKQLLSIARTILTNPDLLILDEATSNVDTVTEARIQKAMDNVISGRTSFVIAHRLKTILGADKIVVLRDGNVIEEGSHAELLALDGFYAELYHNQMVFE
- a CDS encoding nucleoside hydrolase encodes the protein MAKKKMILDLDTGIDDVLAIAYALATPDADLIGIVSSYGNTLVDISAENSLKMLEKFEATDVPVFIGHSHSSDTEDFETMEISKQIHGQRGLGKVELPTAKRPVESQHGVDFIIEAAHKYADDLIIVPTGPLTNLADAMQKDPEIADLIGNITIMGGALTIPGNVTAYTEANINQDPKAADYVFRNAKMMVMVGLDVTMKTLLTKKETQQWRDLGTDKATVMADIFDFYIDAYRDLGIDERGAALHDPLAVGVAVDPALVSLFPINMMVSHEDGRTIGDPKRLLDPVKNNYAAIDVDEDFYLERFMNYMENVLK